The following are from one region of the Georgenia sp. M64 genome:
- a CDS encoding GH1 family beta-glucosidase, which yields MSERTFPEDFVWGAATAAYQIEGAVAEGGRGPSIWDTFSHTPGRTHEGDTGDVAVDHYHRWREDVALMAELGLDAYRFSISWPRVQPGGHGPINPEGVGFYRALAGELTAAGINPVVTLYHWDLPQELQDAGGWTSRETAYAFAGYARAMARELGDLVEVWTTLNEPWCSAYLGYASGVHAPGVTDPAAALAAAHHLNLAHGLAAAAIREELGDDANISIALNLHVTRPADPERAADLEAAHEVDLVGNHIFLGPLLDGSYPVELRELTSSVTDWSFVQEGDLALIRQRLDVLGVNYYSTSYVRRLGPGERPTGTGGHGDSAASPWVGLDTVEFLAPRGPVTAMGWNIEPEGLHELLTALTIAYDGLPLMITENGAAFDDVVGPDGAVEDPERLDYLYRHIDAVGRAIDDGADVRGYFLWSLLDNFEWAYGYAKRFGIVRVDYATQERTPKASARWYSELVRSGVLRPPA from the coding sequence ATGAGCGAGCGCACGTTCCCCGAGGACTTCGTCTGGGGGGCGGCCACGGCGGCCTACCAGATCGAGGGTGCGGTGGCCGAGGGGGGCCGCGGGCCATCGATCTGGGACACCTTCTCCCACACCCCCGGGCGGACGCACGAGGGCGACACGGGCGACGTCGCCGTCGACCACTACCACCGCTGGCGCGAGGACGTCGCGCTCATGGCCGAGCTCGGCCTGGACGCCTACCGCTTCTCGATCTCGTGGCCGCGGGTGCAGCCCGGCGGGCACGGGCCGATCAACCCCGAGGGTGTCGGGTTCTACCGGGCCCTGGCCGGCGAGCTCACCGCGGCGGGGATCAACCCGGTCGTCACGCTCTACCACTGGGACCTGCCCCAGGAGCTCCAGGACGCCGGCGGGTGGACCAGCCGGGAGACCGCCTACGCCTTCGCCGGCTACGCCCGTGCGATGGCCCGCGAGCTCGGCGACCTCGTCGAGGTGTGGACGACGCTGAACGAGCCCTGGTGCAGCGCCTACCTCGGGTACGCCTCCGGCGTCCACGCGCCCGGCGTCACCGACCCGGCGGCCGCCCTCGCCGCCGCACACCACCTCAACCTCGCGCACGGCCTCGCCGCGGCGGCCATCCGCGAGGAGCTCGGCGACGACGCCAACATCTCCATCGCCCTCAACCTCCACGTCACCCGGCCGGCCGACCCCGAGCGCGCCGCCGACCTCGAGGCCGCGCACGAGGTCGACCTCGTCGGCAACCACATCTTCCTCGGCCCGCTGCTCGACGGGTCCTACCCCGTCGAGCTGCGCGAGCTCACGTCCTCGGTCACCGACTGGTCGTTCGTCCAGGAGGGCGACCTCGCCCTCATCCGCCAGCGCCTGGACGTGCTCGGGGTCAACTACTACTCCACGAGCTACGTGCGTCGGCTCGGCCCCGGCGAGCGCCCCACCGGGACCGGCGGCCACGGCGACTCGGCGGCGAGCCCCTGGGTCGGGCTCGACACGGTGGAGTTCCTGGCCCCGCGCGGTCCGGTCACCGCGATGGGCTGGAACATCGAGCCCGAGGGGCTGCACGAGCTCCTCACCGCCCTGACGATCGCCTACGACGGGCTGCCGCTCATGATCACGGAGAACGGGGCGGCCTTCGACGACGTCGTCGGCCCGGACGGCGCGGTCGAGGACCCCGAGCGGCTGGACTACCTCTACCGGCACATCGACGCCGTCGGACGCGCGATCGACGACGGCGCGGACGTGCGCGGCTACTTCCTGTGGTCCCTCCTCGACAACTTCGAGTGGGCGTACGGCTACGCCAAGCGGTTCGGCATCGTGCGGGTCGACTACGCGACCCAGGAGCGCACCCCCAAGGCCTCGGCGCGCTGGTACTCCGAGCTGGTGCGCTCCGGCGTGCTGCGCCCGCCCGCCTGA
- a CDS encoding amidohydrolase family protein, whose product MTVLRGRVVTPTGVLDDGVVLLEGDRIALVADLTDAAGRAAAEAALAGAALPDPDGGLVLPGLVDVHCHGGGGASFPDATDADEALRAVAEHRRHGTTTLVASLVTAAPHTLRERVAMLADLADAGEIAGIHLEGPFLSTVRCGAQDPALIVPPDPELTEELLALARGHLVTMTLAPEHDGNLDVAARLVAGGALPSWGHTDAGPEQTRSALEASAALLAGGGRSARATVTHLFNGMHPWHHREPGPVGELLAAARRGSAVVELIGDGTHLHPAVVREVHELVGRDGAVLVTDAMAAAGMADGSYRLGSQDVTVAGGVARLTDGGAIAGGTAHLLDVVRTTVAGGVPLADAVHMASAGPAAVLGADDVGALEAGRRADVLVTDTHLRPVRVLRGGVEVPLQQTQAPPTDERAAT is encoded by the coding sequence ATGACGGTGCTGCGCGGGCGGGTGGTGACCCCCACCGGCGTCCTCGACGACGGCGTGGTCCTCCTCGAGGGCGACCGCATCGCGCTCGTGGCCGACCTCACCGACGCGGCGGGCCGCGCCGCGGCCGAGGCGGCGCTGGCGGGCGCGGCCCTGCCCGACCCCGACGGCGGCCTCGTCCTTCCTGGCCTGGTGGACGTGCACTGCCACGGCGGCGGCGGCGCATCCTTCCCGGACGCCACCGATGCCGACGAGGCGCTCCGTGCCGTCGCCGAGCACCGGCGGCACGGCACCACAACGCTCGTGGCCTCCCTCGTCACGGCGGCTCCGCACACCCTGCGGGAGCGGGTCGCGATGCTCGCCGACCTCGCCGACGCCGGCGAGATCGCGGGGATCCACCTCGAGGGTCCGTTCCTGTCCACGGTGCGCTGCGGGGCCCAGGACCCCGCGCTCATCGTCCCCCCGGACCCGGAGCTGACCGAGGAGCTGCTCGCCCTCGCCCGCGGGCACCTGGTCACCATGACGCTCGCACCGGAGCACGACGGCAACCTCGACGTAGCGGCGCGGCTTGTGGCCGGCGGGGCGCTGCCGTCCTGGGGCCACACCGACGCCGGACCCGAGCAGACGCGCAGCGCGCTCGAGGCGTCCGCGGCGCTGCTCGCCGGCGGGGGGCGTTCGGCGCGCGCGACCGTGACGCACCTGTTCAACGGCATGCACCCCTGGCACCACCGCGAGCCCGGCCCGGTGGGGGAGCTCCTCGCCGCCGCCCGGCGCGGCTCCGCCGTCGTCGAGCTCATCGGCGACGGCACCCACCTGCACCCGGCGGTCGTCCGGGAGGTCCACGAGCTCGTCGGGCGCGACGGCGCGGTGCTCGTCACCGACGCGATGGCCGCCGCCGGCATGGCCGACGGCAGCTACCGGCTGGGCTCGCAGGACGTCACCGTCGCCGGCGGCGTCGCGCGCCTGACCGACGGCGGCGCCATCGCCGGGGGGACCGCGCACCTGCTGGACGTCGTGCGCACGACCGTCGCGGGCGGGGTGCCCCTCGCCGACGCCGTCCACATGGCCTCGGCTGGTCCGGCAGCGGTCCTCGGCGCGGACGACGTCGGCGCGCTCGAGGCGGGCCGCCGCGCCGACGTCCTCGTCACCGACACCCACCTGCGCCCCGTGCGCGTGCTCCGCGGCGGCGTCGAGGTGCCGCTTCAGCAGACCCAGGCACCACCGACAGACGAGAGGGCAGCGACATGA
- the nucS gene encoding endonuclease NucS has product MRVVIAKCSVDYSGRLDAHLPLATRLLMVKADGSVLVHSDGGSYKPLNWMSPPCRLDVATAVGPDAEAGAVEVWTVQNAKTDDRLVVRVHEVHADHSIELGVDPGLVKDGVEAHLQKLLAEQIALLGPGHQLVRREYPTAIGPVDILARDPAGASVAVEIKRRGDIDGVEQLTRYLELLNRDPHLAPVRGVFAAQEIKPQARVLATDRGIRCLVLDYDAMRGLDDVGSRLF; this is encoded by the coding sequence GTGCGTGTCGTCATCGCGAAGTGCTCCGTGGACTACTCCGGCCGGCTGGACGCCCACCTGCCACTCGCCACCCGGCTGCTCATGGTCAAGGCCGACGGGTCGGTGCTCGTCCACTCCGACGGCGGCTCCTACAAGCCGCTGAACTGGATGAGCCCGCCGTGCCGCCTCGACGTCGCCACGGCCGTCGGGCCGGACGCCGAGGCGGGGGCCGTCGAGGTCTGGACCGTGCAGAACGCCAAGACCGACGACCGCCTGGTCGTGCGGGTCCACGAGGTCCACGCCGACCACAGCATCGAGCTCGGGGTGGACCCGGGCCTCGTCAAGGACGGCGTCGAGGCCCACCTGCAGAAGCTCCTCGCCGAGCAGATCGCCCTGCTCGGCCCCGGCCACCAGCTCGTGCGGCGGGAGTACCCGACGGCCATCGGACCCGTCGACATCCTGGCCAGGGACCCCGCCGGCGCCAGCGTGGCGGTGGAGATCAAGCGGCGGGGCGACATCGACGGCGTTGAGCAGCTCACCCGCTACCTCGAGCTGCTCAACCGCGACCCCCACCTCGCCCCGGTCCGGGGGGTCTTCGCCGCCCAGGAGATCAAGCCCCAGGCCCGGGTCCTGGCCACCGACCGGGGGATCCGCTGCCTCGTCCTGGACTACGACGCCATGCGCGGCCTGGACGACGTGGGCTCGCGGCTGTTCTGA
- a CDS encoding DUF2550 family protein has protein sequence MSGAGAVWGILTALALVVLAVVALTGRVRHLGRRVGSFECALRRPGQRDWTSGIAVFGSGRLDWHRLVSLAHRPARSFVRRDLEIVGRRRRGPGPRGGEVVEVACRYRGEDLELAMVDQALAGLVSWLEAAPPNEGRP, from the coding sequence TTGTCAGGGGCGGGCGCCGTGTGGGGCATCCTCACGGCGCTCGCCCTCGTCGTCCTGGCGGTCGTCGCGCTCACCGGGCGGGTGCGCCACCTCGGCCGGCGCGTGGGCTCGTTCGAGTGTGCGCTGCGCCGGCCCGGGCAGCGTGACTGGACCTCGGGGATCGCCGTCTTCGGCTCGGGCCGCCTGGACTGGCACCGGCTCGTCTCCCTCGCCCACCGGCCGGCCCGCAGCTTCGTGCGGCGGGACCTGGAGATCGTCGGACGCCGGCGCCGGGGACCGGGCCCGCGCGGCGGCGAGGTGGTCGAGGTCGCGTGCCGGTACCGGGGCGAGGACCTCGAGCTCGCCATGGTCGACCAGGCCCTGGCCGGCCTGGTGAGCTGGCTGGAGGCCGCACCGCCGAACGAGGGGCGTCCGTGA
- a CDS encoding F0F1 ATP synthase subunit epsilon: MKVEVVSTDASLWSGEATSVVVPAAGGDMGILTGRQPVLAVLRPGKVRITPSSGQVVTLDVHEGFVSVDEDNVTVVVDNSAADRAS, from the coding sequence ATGAAGGTAGAGGTCGTCTCGACGGACGCCTCGCTGTGGAGCGGCGAGGCGACGAGCGTCGTCGTGCCCGCCGCCGGCGGCGACATGGGCATCCTCACCGGCCGGCAGCCGGTGCTCGCGGTGCTGCGACCGGGCAAGGTGCGCATCACCCCGTCCTCCGGCCAGGTCGTCACGCTCGACGTCCACGAGGGTTTCGTCTCCGTGGACGAGGACAACGTGACGGTCGTGGTGGACAACAGCGCCGCCGACCGGGCGAGCTAG
- the atpD gene encoding F0F1 ATP synthase subunit beta — MTATDTDTTKQGAAGVGRISRVTGPVVDIEFPPDAIPEMYNALTTEVDLTGQGEGEGGGKLHMTLEVAQHLGDNLVRAIALKPTDGLVRGAEVLDTGAPISVPVGDVTKGHVFNVTGEVLNLAEGEQLEITERWPIHREPPRFDQLESRTQMFETGIKVIDLLTPYVQGGKIGLFGGAGVGKTVLIQEMIQRVAQDHGGVSVFAGVGERTREGNDLIVEMEEAGVFDKTALVFGQMDEPPGVRLRVALSALTMAEYFRDVQKQDVLLFIDNIFRFTQAGSEVSTLLGRMPSAVGYQPNLADEMGQLQERITSTRGHSITSLQAIYVPADDYTDPAPATTFAHLDATTELSRDIASRGLYPAVDPLTSTSRILDPQYVGQEHYDVATRVKSILQKNKELQDIIAILGVDELSEEDKVTVARARRIEQFLSQNTYMAEKFTGVSGSTVPVSETVEAFKKIADGEFDHIAEQAFFNIGGLEDLERSWAKLQSELR, encoded by the coding sequence ATGACTGCCACTGACACCGACACGACGAAGCAGGGTGCGGCCGGCGTCGGCCGGATCTCCCGCGTCACCGGCCCCGTCGTCGACATCGAGTTCCCGCCGGACGCCATCCCGGAGATGTACAACGCCCTCACCACCGAGGTCGACCTCACCGGCCAGGGGGAGGGCGAGGGCGGCGGCAAGCTCCACATGACCCTCGAGGTCGCCCAGCACCTGGGCGACAACCTCGTCCGGGCGATCGCCCTCAAGCCGACCGACGGCCTCGTGCGCGGCGCCGAGGTCCTCGACACCGGCGCGCCGATCTCGGTGCCCGTCGGCGACGTCACCAAGGGCCACGTCTTCAACGTCACCGGCGAGGTCCTCAACCTCGCCGAGGGCGAGCAGCTGGAGATCACCGAGCGGTGGCCGATCCACCGCGAGCCCCCGCGCTTCGACCAGCTCGAGTCCCGGACCCAGATGTTCGAGACCGGCATCAAGGTCATCGACCTGCTCACCCCGTACGTCCAGGGCGGCAAGATCGGCCTGTTCGGCGGTGCGGGCGTCGGCAAGACCGTCCTCATCCAGGAGATGATCCAGCGCGTGGCGCAGGACCACGGCGGTGTGTCCGTGTTCGCCGGCGTCGGCGAGCGCACCCGTGAGGGCAACGACCTCATCGTCGAGATGGAGGAGGCCGGGGTCTTCGACAAGACGGCCCTCGTCTTCGGCCAGATGGACGAGCCGCCGGGCGTGCGTCTGCGCGTGGCCCTGTCCGCGCTGACGATGGCGGAGTACTTCCGCGACGTGCAGAAGCAGGACGTGCTGCTCTTCATCGACAACATCTTCCGCTTCACCCAGGCCGGCTCGGAGGTCTCGACGCTGCTCGGGCGCATGCCGTCCGCGGTGGGCTACCAGCCGAACCTCGCCGACGAGATGGGCCAGCTCCAGGAGCGGATCACCTCGACCCGCGGGCACTCGATCACCTCGCTCCAGGCGATCTACGTCCCCGCGGACGACTACACCGACCCGGCCCCGGCGACGACGTTCGCGCACCTGGACGCCACCACGGAGCTCTCCCGCGACATCGCCTCGCGCGGCCTGTACCCCGCGGTGGACCCGCTGACCTCGACCTCGCGCATCCTCGACCCGCAGTACGTGGGCCAGGAGCACTACGACGTCGCGACACGGGTGAAGTCGATCCTGCAGAAGAACAAGGAGCTGCAGGACATCATCGCCATCCTCGGCGTCGACGAGCTCTCCGAGGAGGACAAGGTCACCGTCGCCCGCGCGCGTCGCATCGAGCAGTTCCTCTCGCAGAACACCTACATGGCCGAGAAGTTCACCGGTGTCTCCGGCTCGACCGTGCCGGTGAGCGAGACCGTCGAGGCGTTCAAGAAGATCGCGGACGGCGAGTTCGACCACATCGCCGAGCAGGCCTTCTTCAACATCGGCGGCCTCGAGGACCTCGAGCGGTCCTGGGCCAAGCTCCAGTCCGAGCTGCGCTGA
- a CDS encoding F0F1 ATP synthase subunit gamma, with protein sequence MAGSQRVYKQKIRATQTLKKVFRAMELIAASRITKARKKAQGRDPYTLALVRAVSAVAEHANLDHPLIRGRQDTNRVAVLAITSDRGMAGAYSATVLRETERLLERLEAEGKEPVLYVSGRRGESYFRFRGREVVRSWTGSSDNPDAETSTEIADELLGAFLAPVEEGGVGELHVVFTRFVSMVSQVPQVRRMLPLEVVEGVTEAGAQPLPLYEFEPSPDEVLDALLPLYVRNRIYAQHLMAAASELAARQQAMHTATDNAEDLIRDYTRLANQARQADITSEITEIVSGADALASSR encoded by the coding sequence GTGGCGGGATCCCAGCGCGTCTACAAGCAGAAGATCAGGGCCACGCAGACCCTGAAGAAGGTCTTCCGTGCGATGGAGCTCATCGCCGCCTCGCGCATCACCAAGGCCCGGAAGAAGGCGCAGGGGCGTGACCCCTACACCCTGGCGCTGGTCCGGGCGGTCTCCGCCGTGGCCGAGCACGCCAACCTCGACCACCCCCTCATCCGGGGCCGGCAGGACACCAACCGGGTCGCGGTCCTGGCCATCACCTCCGACCGCGGCATGGCGGGCGCCTACTCGGCGACCGTCCTGCGCGAGACCGAGCGCCTGCTCGAGCGGCTGGAGGCCGAGGGCAAGGAGCCGGTGCTGTACGTCTCGGGCCGGCGCGGCGAGAGCTACTTCCGCTTCCGCGGCCGCGAGGTCGTCCGGTCGTGGACCGGCAGCTCGGACAACCCCGACGCCGAGACCTCCACGGAGATCGCGGACGAGCTCCTCGGGGCGTTCCTCGCCCCGGTCGAGGAGGGCGGCGTGGGCGAGCTCCACGTCGTCTTCACGCGGTTCGTCTCGATGGTCTCCCAGGTGCCGCAGGTCCGCAGGATGCTGCCCCTGGAGGTCGTCGAGGGTGTCACCGAGGCCGGCGCGCAGCCGCTCCCGCTGTACGAGTTCGAGCCCAGCCCGGACGAGGTGCTCGACGCGCTCCTGCCGCTGTACGTGCGCAACCGGATCTACGCCCAGCACCTCATGGCGGCGGCGTCGGAGCTGGCCGCCCGTCAGCAGGCCATGCACACGGCCACGGACAACGCCGAGGACCTCATCCGCGACTACACGCGGCTGGCGAACCAGGCCCGCCAGGCCGACATCACCTCTGAGATCACCGAGATCGTCTCCGGAGCCGACGCGCTCGCGTCGAGCCGGTGA
- the atpA gene encoding F0F1 ATP synthase subunit alpha, translating into MSELTIRPEEIRAALDSFVSSYEPAQAVSEEVGHVTLAGDGIAQVEGLPGAMANELLRFEDGTLGLAMNLDVREVGVVVLGTFTGIEEGQEVRRTGEVLSVPVGEGYLGRVIDPLGQPLDGLGEITGVEGRRALELQAPGVMMRKSVHQPLQTGLKAIDSMIPIGRGQRQLIIGDRQTGKSAIALDTILNQKANWDSGDPEKQVRCIYVAVGQKGSTIAAVRATLEKAGALEYTTIVAAPASDPAGFKYIAPYTGSAIGQHWMYQGKHVLIVFDDLSKQAEAYRAVSLLLRRPPGREAYPGDVFYLHSRLLERCAKLSDELGGGSMTGLPLIETKANDVSAYIPTNVISITDGQIFLQSDLFNANQRPAVDVGISVSRVGGDAQIKAMKKVSGTLKITLAQYRSMAAFAMFASDLDPTTRQQLIRGERLMELLKQPQYTPYDVEDQVASIWTGTNGYLDDVEVKDIPRFEAELLDHLRRHSDVLTTIATTGKLESDTEDALRAAVEDFRKGFVDAAGSPLGAEPELGEDEVEAERAQEQIVSTKRG; encoded by the coding sequence ATGTCTGAGCTGACGATCCGGCCGGAGGAGATCCGCGCCGCGCTGGACAGCTTCGTGAGTTCCTACGAGCCCGCCCAGGCCGTGAGCGAAGAGGTCGGCCACGTCACTCTGGCCGGTGACGGCATCGCGCAGGTCGAGGGCCTGCCCGGTGCCATGGCGAACGAGCTGCTGCGGTTCGAGGACGGCACGCTGGGCCTGGCCATGAACCTCGACGTGCGCGAGGTCGGTGTCGTCGTGCTGGGCACCTTCACCGGCATCGAGGAGGGCCAGGAGGTCCGCCGCACCGGCGAGGTGCTCTCGGTGCCCGTCGGCGAGGGCTACCTCGGCCGCGTCATCGACCCGCTCGGCCAGCCGCTGGACGGCCTCGGCGAGATCACCGGCGTCGAGGGACGCCGCGCGCTGGAGCTCCAGGCCCCGGGCGTCATGATGCGCAAGAGCGTGCACCAGCCGCTGCAGACGGGCCTGAAGGCCATCGACTCGATGATCCCCATCGGCCGCGGCCAGCGCCAGCTCATCATCGGCGACCGCCAGACCGGCAAGAGCGCCATCGCCCTGGACACGATCCTCAACCAGAAGGCGAACTGGGACTCCGGCGACCCGGAGAAGCAGGTCCGCTGCATCTACGTCGCCGTGGGCCAGAAGGGCTCGACCATCGCCGCGGTGCGCGCCACCCTGGAGAAGGCCGGCGCGCTGGAGTACACGACCATCGTCGCGGCGCCCGCGTCCGACCCGGCCGGCTTCAAGTACATCGCCCCCTACACCGGCTCGGCTATCGGCCAGCACTGGATGTACCAGGGCAAGCACGTCCTCATCGTCTTCGACGACCTGTCCAAGCAGGCCGAGGCCTACCGCGCCGTCTCCCTCCTCCTGCGCCGGCCGCCGGGCCGCGAGGCCTACCCCGGCGACGTGTTCTACCTGCACTCCCGCCTGCTCGAGCGCTGCGCGAAGCTCTCGGACGAGCTCGGCGGCGGCTCCATGACCGGTCTGCCGCTCATCGAGACCAAGGCGAACGACGTCTCGGCGTACATCCCGACCAACGTCATCTCCATCACCGACGGGCAGATCTTCCTCCAGTCCGACCTGTTCAACGCCAACCAGCGTCCCGCCGTCGACGTCGGCATCTCCGTCTCCCGTGTCGGCGGTGACGCCCAGATCAAGGCGATGAAGAAGGTCTCCGGCACGCTGAAGATCACCCTGGCGCAGTACCGGTCGATGGCGGCGTTCGCGATGTTCGCCTCCGACCTCGACCCGACGACGCGCCAGCAGCTCATCCGCGGCGAGCGCCTCATGGAGCTGCTCAAGCAGCCCCAGTACACCCCGTACGACGTGGAGGACCAGGTCGCCTCGATCTGGACCGGCACCAACGGGTACCTCGACGACGTCGAGGTCAAGGACATCCCGCGTTTCGAGGCCGAGCTGCTCGACCACCTGCGTCGCCACTCCGACGTCCTGACCACGATCGCCACCACCGGCAAGCTCGAGTCCGACACCGAGGACGCCCTGCGCGCCGCGGTCGAGGACTTCCGCAAGGGCTTCGTCGACGCCGCGGGCAGCCCGCTCGGCGCCGAGCCGGAGCTGGGCGAGGACGAGGTCGAGGCGGAGCGCGCGCAGGAGCAGATCGTCTCGACGAAGCGAGGCTGA
- a CDS encoding F0F1 ATP synthase subunit delta, translated as MRASSQAALDQARERWEPVLRQVGGRGVALGEQLFAVVDLLDGSASLRRALTEPTRSGQDKAGLVQHLLGGRVDAEVADLLGGLARERWSTDADLADAVESLAVTTVLAAAESAGRLAVVEDESYRLARILTDERELRLAVSDKHADPARRAELVETVLAGKVAPETATLAARAARAPRGQPVPSLLRRVAELAAARREHLVASVTSAVPLTREQIDRLAAILRRRYDRAVQVHVGIDPAVVGGLRVQVGDDVIDATLASRLAEVRRRVAG; from the coding sequence ATGCGCGCGTCCAGCCAGGCGGCGCTCGACCAGGCACGGGAGCGGTGGGAGCCGGTCCTGCGGCAGGTGGGCGGCCGGGGCGTCGCCCTCGGTGAGCAGCTCTTCGCCGTCGTCGACCTGCTCGACGGCTCCGCCTCGCTGCGTCGCGCGCTCACCGAGCCGACCCGGTCCGGCCAGGACAAGGCCGGCCTGGTCCAGCACCTCCTCGGCGGGCGGGTCGACGCGGAGGTCGCCGACCTCCTCGGCGGGCTGGCGCGTGAGCGCTGGTCCACCGATGCGGACCTGGCCGACGCGGTCGAGTCCCTCGCCGTGACCACGGTGCTGGCTGCCGCGGAGAGCGCGGGCCGCCTCGCCGTCGTCGAGGACGAGTCCTACCGCCTCGCCCGGATCCTCACCGACGAGCGCGAGCTGCGCCTGGCGGTGTCGGACAAGCACGCCGACCCGGCCCGCCGGGCCGAGCTCGTCGAGACCGTGCTGGCGGGCAAGGTGGCGCCGGAGACGGCGACGCTCGCCGCCCGCGCGGCCCGGGCCCCCCGGGGCCAGCCGGTGCCCTCCCTCCTGCGGCGCGTGGCCGAGCTGGCCGCCGCCCGGCGCGAGCACCTGGTGGCCTCGGTCACCTCGGCCGTCCCGCTCACCCGCGAGCAGATCGACCGGCTCGCCGCGATCCTGCGGCGCCGGTACGACCGTGCCGTGCAGGTGCACGTGGGGATCGACCCCGCCGTGGTCGGCGGCCTGCGTGTGCAGGTCGGCGACGACGTCATCGACGCCACCCTGGCGAGCCGCCTCGCCGAGGTCCGACGCCGCGTCGCCGGCTGA
- a CDS encoding F0F1 ATP synthase subunit B, whose amino-acid sequence MTPTALVLAAETQNPLLPATYDIVWSLVAIAIIAFFLVKYAVPRLTAVLDERAAKIEAGLTHAERAEQAAAEAEARIAEELTLARREAAEVRDNAQDEGKAIVAEARSKAQAEADRVTEGAARQIEADRQAAQISLRTDVGMLATDLAARIVGESVTDQALQSRVIDRFLDELETAPAPVREA is encoded by the coding sequence ATGACCCCCACGGCCCTGGTGCTGGCCGCGGAGACGCAGAACCCGCTGCTCCCGGCCACCTACGACATCGTCTGGTCGCTGGTCGCGATCGCGATCATCGCGTTCTTCCTCGTGAAGTACGCGGTGCCGCGCCTGACCGCGGTCCTCGACGAGCGCGCCGCCAAGATCGAGGCGGGCCTGACCCACGCCGAGCGTGCGGAGCAGGCCGCGGCCGAGGCCGAGGCCCGCATCGCCGAGGAGCTGACCCTGGCCCGCCGCGAGGCCGCCGAGGTCCGTGACAACGCCCAGGACGAGGGCAAGGCCATCGTCGCGGAGGCGCGGAGCAAGGCGCAGGCCGAGGCCGACCGGGTCACCGAGGGTGCCGCCCGCCAGATCGAGGCGGACCGCCAGGCCGCGCAGATCTCGCTGCGCACCGACGTCGGCATGCTCGCCACCGACCTCGCCGCCCGGATCGTCGGGGAGTCGGTGACCGACCAGGCCCTGCAGTCCCGCGTCATCGACCGCTTCCTGGATGAGCTCGAGACGGCCCCGGCGCCGGTGCGGGAGGCGTGA
- the atpE gene encoding ATP synthase F0 subunit C, translated as MEITGDIATIGYGLATIGPGIGMGILVGKTQEAVARQPELAGPLRINMFIGMALVEALGLIGLAAGFVF; from the coding sequence ATGGAGATCACCGGCGACATCGCGACCATCGGCTACGGCCTCGCCACCATCGGCCCCGGTATCGGCATGGGCATCCTGGTCGGCAAGACCCAGGAGGCTGTCGCCCGTCAGCCCGAGCTGGCCGGCCCGCTGCGCATCAACATGTTCATCGGTATGGCGCTGGTCGAGGCCCTCGGTCTGATCGGCCTCGCCGCAGGCTTCGTCTTCTGA
- the atpB gene encoding F0F1 ATP synthase subunit A: protein MLTLPTSAHVVAAEEGAGFHGPSLADFFPPAILFDGTIFEFNRIALVRLIAVGLLVLLFWLAARRTTLVPSRGQSLGEMAIDFVRTGIAEESLGKELGRRYTPVLVVIFFGVLAMNITGIIPFLNIAGSSVIGVPLIFALIAYVTFIYAGVKAMGGGHFFKAQLFPPGVPWPIYLILTPIEFLSTFIIRPATLTVRLLANMLSGHLLLVLTFSATNFLFFEAAGAMAPLGALTFAAGFAFTLFEIFVAALQAYVFTVLTTVYIQLSVESH, encoded by the coding sequence CTGCTGACACTTCCCACCTCGGCGCACGTCGTCGCCGCCGAGGAGGGGGCGGGCTTCCACGGCCCGTCGCTCGCGGACTTCTTCCCGCCGGCGATCCTCTTCGACGGGACGATCTTCGAGTTCAACCGCATCGCGCTCGTCCGGCTCATCGCCGTCGGGCTGCTGGTGCTGCTGTTCTGGCTGGCGGCCCGCCGCACCACGCTCGTGCCCAGCCGCGGTCAGTCCCTGGGCGAGATGGCCATCGACTTCGTGCGCACGGGCATCGCCGAGGAGTCCCTGGGCAAGGAGCTCGGCCGGCGCTACACCCCGGTCCTCGTGGTGATCTTCTTCGGCGTGCTCGCCATGAACATCACCGGCATCATCCCGTTCCTCAACATCGCCGGCTCCTCGGTGATCGGCGTGCCGCTGATCTTCGCGCTCATCGCGTACGTGACGTTCATCTACGCGGGCGTCAAGGCCATGGGCGGCGGGCACTTCTTCAAGGCCCAGCTCTTCCCGCCCGGTGTGCCGTGGCCGATCTACCTCATCCTGACGCCGATCGAGTTCCTCTCGACGTTCATCATCCGGCCCGCGACGCTCACCGTCCGTCTCCTGGCCAACATGCTCTCCGGGCACCTGCTGCTCGTGCTGACCTTCAGCGCGACGAACTTCCTCTTCTTCGAGGCCGCCGGCGCCATGGCGCCGCTGGGCGCGCTGACCTTCGCCGCCGGGTTCGCCTTCACGCTGTTCGAGATCTTCGTGGCCGCCCTCCAGGCCTACGTCTTCACCGTGCTCACGACGGTGTACATCCAGCTGTCCGTCGAGTCGCACTGA